The DNA window AGGTGGTAACGAAGGCGGTCACGAAAGCGGTGACAAAGATAATGAGGAggacgaagaagcagaggccgatagggtAGCTTTGAAACTCCTAAAGGGCACTAAAAAGCGAGCCGAGATAATTGAGGAGTTATACctggaatggcacgagcaccggttcggcaAACCGTATAGGCAAATCCTACCGGACTACACAGACGTGGAATGCCTCCAAAGACTGAAGAGAGTGGAGGACGTGGTCATGGATCTCACAAAATCCGATACCATTGAAGAGGTATTACACCGAACCTACCTCTTAAAACCACGAGCACAACTACGGAAGCTAACCATACGCATCCGGAAGATTTCGACGAAGTTCGAAGAGGTGGGATCGGAAGACACCTTAACACCGCTGGTGTtggaaaggcttgaaaaagccaaaggagACCTTATTCAAGAAATTGACCGGCTGGAGGCAATGCACAGTCAAAGGGAAATACCGGTCTATACAGCTCCCCGGATTGATTCAAGTCCAGATCACTGTCCAACACCTCTAAGGGCAAATTCGGCAACAGAGGAATCCGATGAAAGGGCGGATCCTCCTCTCACCGGGCAATCTCCACTTacacaaccggaagtctccgaaCCGGGTTTCACAAAAGCATGGGTTGAGAACCgctttcaagagtttgaagactccgAGGTTTTCCCTTTGAAGGAGAAATTCCAAAGAACCGTCTgctcggcactcaagttcgccAACACTACATGGCAACTTTTAGAAAGAACAAAGGACCGGTTCTCAGAAATAGACGATGATCAACGGGAAGAAGCGGTTCTGCGCAGCAAACATCTTAAGCGAACCGTGATTCTAGAAGATAGGACTTCCGAGTTACAAGAAAACTTTGACCGgtttgaaagagagaccgatcaacgattGACGGAGGTTGCTGGGGacctggtcggcacaacactcggacgggtctccgatcttgagaagaaaaatgagggtCTCGAGGCCGAACTTAAGACGCTCTCCGCGCAAGTTGCCGAACTGCTGAATGCTAAGATAaatgcggatgccgcggctgtaGAGGCTGATGCCCAAGCGGCTAAGAAGGTTCAGGATGAGCTGGACGCCGAAGCAAGAAAAGAGAAGGAGGCACCGCGACCATCGCAActtaccgaagaggaagaggaagccgaGCGAATTCGAAGGGCAGAGGCCAAGTTCCCGGGACTTGCAAAGAAagcagccgctcaagctgcgaaggatgcTACGCGGTTAGAAAGGGAAAGACGGAGGCTAGAAGGCTTCGCAGACgacaacaaaaagaaaaaggcgGCCTCTTCTGTTTCAGTTCCGACAAAGCGAAAGAGGGAACCTtcaaagaaagttcaaatagccgaCCTGCTCAATGAGGTCACTGAAACGGTCATTAAGAGTATACCGCAGCAGGCTACTCAAGTCGAAGAGGAGGATGAAGAACACCTGCAGCcccggtctacaagacaacgagtctccGAACCGGCCAGTCGACCGCAACCCGTGAAGAAAAAGTGGAAcatatatgacttctcggactcggaataggggctctcttttCTTTACCTATACTTgtcttagtatttctatatattattttcggttatttatcatatatataaaactatttttgaaaccggccttcTTTTGCATATctacttggttttgataattttaaataaaataatcaaaaaaggagaaattgataagataaaagataagaccgttccaaaatttttctcaaaaattttcgaaaaattatcctaagttagtttcaaaaatccggacaaacaaaacaaccggcctacgtttgcaaacttacatgattttgataattttaaataaaataatcaaaaagggagaaattgttagataaaattagaccggttcaaataaacctaacttaaataaaccttctatgcaggaacaaggaaccggaccggacaaacaaaagaaccggctaagaaaactagccggtcaagctagtaaaccgaccaagaatacttggaacatgaccgcacaaagaaaggatcggccaaagcttaaaaccggaaacatcagacagccgaccggccacaaggcaaaggaataaccggaagaagtccggttacatcactcgtaccggaagccatccggttaagtcaaatgaccgaccagtacaagaagacaattcgggtatctgttgagaatgataccaaaggaacagactgaatacttctatatccatacaagtctgaggaaagtctgcagactgcagaagacagtcctacaggatctttccacttcgggataagtcagaaaggagatcttccaagtacagacaactgtctaaaaGACAGTGCCTACactgagtaaaagacaaacctagtaggtttgtcttacacactagaagaacagactgccaggtctgaggttgaccgtcaggtctgaaaaggtGTCCGCAGGCTCtaaatcactgaatcactgaatcactgaatctcTGCAtccctgctcagccaatcaaattcaaggtagtgaaatatgaccgttggcatatttcacctataaaaggggcagttgaagaagagtaaatgtgggacaagaAATatacagtgagacaagtgagaaattctaagagcatttattctacaagtgataagactgtgttgttctagaaagcctaagtgcaaaagttaaagtgtgtgaCTTACAATTTCGgcgtaaattgtaagagtgtcatcgagcaggaaataagtctcgatcggattgtacttgtattccttagtgaatatccttctcgcggcttcgagaggaaggggtgacgtaggagttttatctccgaacatccataaaatctgctTTGTCATTTACTctctgccggttccattatctaaccgacccGCAtcgctataaccgacttaactctaCTCAAGCCGACTCACTAGGTTACCGAAACTGACCCATCAATtctcaaatcttcatcatccgaaaccggctcTGTCTATTATACAacgtgtgccgcttcaacctgaaagcaaacctcttccgcgcttgaacctagttcaagagtttgtgacaggttgtgtagtattgaaaccccggtgctaatctctaaccggattaaccaccacccttcgagtgagaaccgctaaccggtccaacccccggtcctccagcggctacctagatcctaacaaaaatacaataagttgaacatttttttatttaatatagttaatacATAAAtgttacacaaaattataaattaaagatatttatcataatttttttttagatccaatattttttaaaactagcaaatattataaaataaatttagttataaaattgaaattatcaagaataaacataaatatagtttttaagTCTAAAGTGGATACGAGTGAGGGAGATTCAGAACGGTCTTCAATCGCATTTGTATATACAATTAcctttttttaattgataatacaattaatgctagatagtaataataataataaatattagttaatttagacttaattaataaaatttatcactctttttaatttgttcattttcatTGAACAATTAAAGTTCATTACATTTAGGATCTTTTTCTGTGTTGAATTTATCTCATTTGAGCCAATTATTTGTGCATACCAATGTCATCACCATTTTAAGACTCAAGTTGCTCCTAAAAAGATTAACTATCAATTTGGGTACCCAAGCTAAAAAGACTCATTAGCAACTATTGATGTTGATATCGCAAAAATATCATTGACAATAATTGAAAGGTTTGAGTACTTAGTTTCACTCCTTTCCACCGCTTCAAGAGATTGAACGTTTGGTTGAATCTTTTTTCAATCTTATCATCTAGAGAtgacatatattgaataatattacggtacaattatattttaatttgatttttaaaaattacatttctataattaaattaatattaaatctatttatttccttatgaATGTGTTTGGTAAAAGGTATAAGGAGGTAaaacactattggtatagtataaactataccaataatgttttaatatggTGTTTTGTTAGGATTTTACtattggtataaattataccacTAGGATGTGTTTGGTAAAAGGTATAAGGAGGTAaaacactattggtatagtataaactatacccataattttttaatatggtGTTTTGTTAAGATTTTACtattggtataaattatacctctatataatttatgccttgtataaaattgtaactagtCTCCCTaggtttaacactttttttatatcatttattttttaatttctcattataatctttattaatattatatataacttgttattatataatatattaaatatattttatttaattttaatattattattatatttaattatttttaatataaaattttaaatagtttaatattttaattaaaaagtatttatttatttttataatgataattttattaattattaatttatatatttacttatattataaataataattttattttattaatattattaataatatttaaattaaataaatataatttatcgtttatattataattaatttttttatatgttaattaaatttacattaattattaaataatagtacaataatttataataataaacactattatttataatataattaaatataaaataataataataattaaaattttaaattaatatctatacaacttatactatattcttatactatataccaaacacaaaattataaaccatatacaacttataccatttcttataattcataccaaacatcaataacttatacaatttatactatcctatattatttatacctctatacaacttataccctatataatttataccacgTACCAAACGCTACCTATAagtattatatgtatatatatattaatttataaatactaattcggtatctcgatataccaaaatttttaaatctcatatttttatagtacaaataatttcggtataagtaacataccttacctttttttgGTATAtcttaaaattgatattttcgatatattacggtacaatattttcaatatacctataatatcggtaatttttccCACACCTAGTTATAATCCATACAACAATTTCTGTAACATGCACATCAGATGTTCATGTACAGGTTGAGTGAACCCTTTTGGTTGCTTCATGTAAATTTGCTCATCCAAATCATCATGTAAAAAACTGTTTTAACGTACATCTACTATAAGTGCAGATCACAACCAACTAATAAGTATTGCCCTGATTAAAGTATGTCTAACAATcgaataaaatatttcatcacaATATATCCCCTTCCGTTACGAAAATCCATTTGCAACAAATCGAGCTTTGAActtttctccttctttttctgATATTGTTGGTTTCTTCTTATAGACCCATTAACATTCAATCACCTTTTTACACTCGGGAAGTTCAACTAGCTCCCATGTCTGTTTCTTCTACAAAACTCCACATCCTCAACCATCGCACCCATCCATTTATCTTTCACCTAACTTGTAATAGCTTCCTAAGAGTTTACTGGATCATCAACAACGATAAGTAGTGCAAACGAGACCATGTCTTCATAACCAAATCTACTAGGAGGCTTCATAGTAGTGCAAATTTGTCTATATCTAACTAGACTATAGTTTTGCAAAACATTTGTATCACGATATTCAGACGCTGAATTTGAACTTTCACCCCTATCAAATATCACCGAAGGCTGTTCTAACTTCATCTCATCCCTATCAGATTCAACCAAGGGTTCTTTTGAATACATCCGTATTGTATCTGAAATAAAGCAATTTTTCACAATGTTGTCTTTATTTTGCTGCAACATAGATTGCTTATCAAATACCGCATCTCTACTAATCACATTTTTCCTTGTAGTTGAATCCCAAAACTTGCATCCATTAACACCTTTCATATAACCTAGAAAGATGTACTACTTGAAATTTGGATCAAGTTTAATCTTTCATCACCTAGTATAAGCACATAAGCTAGACAGCCAAAAGTCtgtaaattattaaagttaattGCATTACATGTCCATACTTCTTCAATAACTTTACATCCCAAGGATGACCGTGGTGATCTATTAATGAGGTAACCCGTCATATTCACAACTTCTGCCTAAAAACCTTTAGGAAGCCTCACATTCAATTTTAAGCACCTTACATTCTCAACAATGGATCTGTTCATTATTTCCGTCACactattttgttgtagtgtctTACGTACTGTAAAATACCTTTGTACCATGCTCCTCACAAAAATTTTAGAACTGTGTATTTGTGTACTCGGTACCATTATAAAACCTCAGATACTTGATTTTTCTACTTGTCTAGTTCTCTACATCCGCTTTCCATAGTTTAAATTTGACAAAGACTTTAGATTTatgtttcaaaaaataaatccaGACCTTtatagaataatcatcaattaaTGTCCGTATTATAAAGCTCCATCCAATAACGATTCTCTTGTAGGACCTCATACGTCGAAATGCACATAATCAAGAATTCCTTTTGTATCGTGCTTACCAGCTACAAAGCTACTTTATCTGTTTTATGAGAATACATAATTTGTAATagtctaatttataacttttaacaCCTTTCAACAAATATCTTTTATGTGATTCAATCATTCCACACTCGCTCATATGTTCAAGACACATATACCATAATTTTGTGCTATCATCATCTAACTCAACAAAATGGACTTCACCTATAATTGTACTCCCCAACAATGTGTAGATATTCTCTTTGGTTCGCTTTCCTTCATAATAATCAATGAacctttataaattttaatagtttCTCAATCCTCATCTATTTTATGAGCATACCATTTTCATGTAAAGTACCTAACGAGATCAGATTCTTCTCCACTTCAGATATATGCCTAACATTACAAAGAGTTCTAACAGTACCATCATACTTAATTTGATTTCACCCATGccaataataatacaatatttattgttatcaAAGTGAATAAAACCAAAATTACCTAATTTATGAACTGAACCACTCTTTGTTAGGCGTTATGTGATGAGAACATCCTAAATTAAGAATCTATGCATCCTTGAATTGATTGTTTGTAATTGAAAGTACATCACCATCATTCTACTTTGAGTCGTCTTTCTAGACAATGTTCACCgacttgaaagattcaacatcattgatcatttttagacaaattttctttttgtatGTCCCGACTCTCTACCATTATAACAACAAAACCTTTTTTTGCTCATTGACTTGGATCTGGATTTTTCTCTTCTAGAATGCTCTTTTTCTTGCCTTCTTCTACGACTTTGATTTCCCGTAACATATAAACTATCAGATTGAGATTTCCCCCTACATTCTACTTCCGTTGGTTTTGAGTCAACGATGCTGCAATAATTATTCAACTTTGatattttttctcatatatCAGAGTAGTCACCATGTGCTAATAAAAAGATGGTAGTGATGACAAAAGAATCATTGCTCCATCTTCATTATCAATATTCACATCAAGCTTCACCAGATATGTGATTATATGATTGAAGATATTCACACGCTGAGCCAAATTTGAACCCTTATGCATCTTCAACCTATATAACCTCTACTTCAGATACAACTTGGTCGTTAACGATCTGGACATAAACTGAacattctaaatttttttcatatctCAACTGGTGATTGCAGATTCATCACATGATACATTATTTTATGTCCAACAAAGTTGTATGGTCCCCGATGCCCATTGTTACAATTCTTCCCAATATTTCTCCTCCAATCCTGTTGGTTTTTTAGCACACAAGCCTTTCAATATTCCTTGTTATGCCAACAGATCTTTAACTCTCGTTTACCACAAACTGAAATTATCTGTTCCATTGAACTTTCCAACTTCAAATTGGATACTAGAAGACATCTCAACTAACTTCAATACAaattaaacaagttaaaaacaaGGGTAAACAAAGCCTCAAGAATTTGTTGAAATCTGGAATCAAATAATCCTATTCTTATTTTGACAAACAAGCATGACCTAAATCAAGGAAGCCCTAAACTTTCtgatttattttctctctcttaccGTAAGTTGCTGCTactatctttttttaaatatatcttcaTATCTCTATTTTTCTACagatttaaaaattagatttgaAAGTATTTCTTCCTTCAGATTCTGGTGATCTATTTCTAGTAACAAAGAGAAAACTAAAAACCATGTTTTAACTTTTCACTGACTAACAAAGAAGATGCCTACTTCTTGTTACCGTTGCTGAAATTCGTCTTCGTCTAGAAGGTTCGACTAGTCAAGAAAGCTTTACCCTTTCTTCTCCACCACCGTTACCGATATGTTTTAAGAATCGATACCCGAACGTAAAATACAACCTCTTTCTCTCTAATTAGTTTAGGTTAAATCTCAATGACGCTCTAATACAAATTGTTGATTCGAGTAACCACGCAAACTATaacaataaagaaaataaaagaaagaacacaaaatataaCAAGGTTCAACCAAACTACCTACATCCTCGGGAGTGttgtcaaatatattatttcactctTAGGGTTAAACCTTGTATTACATGGTATttataagcactaaaattttacatacccaatttatagattttaaaataatgtttttgaataaataaaatcaaaataattaaaaccaagaccaaaacatgattaaataattagttggattaaatattgtgataattaaatcatGATAATggccaaacaaaataaataaaataatttgggataaatgctgtactcattttatcttaaattaattttaaaaacattaaggggaattaaaataaataatttaggataaatgttgtatacattttatcccaaataaataatttattaaaccaaaaaatataaaaaatttaaaatattggcaaaatatatgtcatatttattaaaaatattttgtaaatagaGAATAGAGCAAAAAgggattgaaaaaattaatttcaaacaagctccaatgCTGAAAATCGCTTGTGATCCTATGTGACCGAAACTCAGAATCACTACGGTAGAAGCCACAACCTTCAGATGAGCGCTGAATCATCATCCAATATCCAAGAACTCATCGCGTCACCCGTTGCAATGGGAGAAGACGCGTTTGTAGATCAACGGATCACCAAACGACCACTCCAACGTCGCCTCCTCCGACGTAGATGGAAAGCTCGAGCGCACACGCCCAAAACTTCATCGTTTTCCTCTCCCTCAACGCAAACACAGAAGCTCGAAACAACGTTGTTTCATCCCGCGTCTTCGTCTTCCTCGCGACGACAAATAGATAAACATCCGCAACCatatttgatttctcaaagatggaactttgtCATTTATCCACCTTTTGACTTCATTCAAATGGTGAAATGTTCACCATACTctggtgatcatttcccctacatctTGAGGCATCATTGTTGCCTATACTAGCAACTGCTCAGAGAATAGACAAAATGCCATCAATGTCTATTTGACTTAATCCCCCCACTTGGTTGATGAACCGACattgggaggctataaatagcccctAAAGAAAACGAAGGCAAGACACCAAGTCTCCCCTCTCAATCAATCTCAAAGAAAAATttgccattaaagcttcaagctttttCTTGAAATCTGGAATTTTTGTGTAAAGCCTTAAGGCTTTAATTCATGCATTCAGAGAGCTTCCCTAAGagttaaggagtgttctccaactccaaGTATATTTCTCatcaatcatcatcatcaacttcaagtactagcatttaaatattatttttacgaTTTTTAAATATCAGAAAAAATCACGTGCATGTCTAGGACcgcaaaaataattggttaaataaaacgttaCACAACCAATTTTTCAAAAGCCAAGATTTATAAATGGGTACGGAGGACATAGCGTGAAAGCCCTTTCCAAAATTTTACTAAACTACGAACCAAAAAGAGACTgatcaaaaatatgtttgtatacatataatttttattgattttaaactgaaaatcaattggtgactctttatcaaataaataatcttttaacttaatttaaatacagatttctttaaatcaaattttaattttattattttaaatctaaataattattttaaaatttgatcataaattaattattattataattaatttcaaaaggtcatgacacatttttataaatattttaaaataatattttattaaaaaagattcaTGACACACAAATCATGGttgaaatttctcgaacctcAAGCTTTTCCGAGggttataatatttataaagtagtAATTAAGTCACAAAGACTAAACTACTCTAAGCCCGACCCATTAACTCTAAACTTAATTAACATGCACTAGTgaaaaaatggtcaaaaccgaaagtaaaaactctcggtaatgaccctatatctctcggtatatacctaataccgaaagtttCGGATACTCTCGCCATTCGTTGATATTGTCTTTTTCGGTAAATTTAATTGGGTGTTTATCGAGAGATATTGTAGATTTTTCGGTTTAAATACtagagagaaaaaccgagagttaattggaacgctttcggtttttcttgaatgagaaaaaccgagagttttctaattaactctcggtttttcctttaaaaaaaacCGAGAGGTATATGTAATACTCTCAGTTTatccctttcaagaaaaaccgtaagttttccatataactctcggattttccttttcaaataaacccgagagttatatggaaaactctcggtttttccctttcaaaAATAACCGAAAGctttccaattaactctcgttttttccttttcaaaaaaacccgagaggtatatggaaaactctcggttttttcctTCAAAAAAACCCGAAAGCTTTTCAATTAACTCTCGGTCTTTCTTGAAagtgaaaaaccgagagtttacaTTTAATTTTCGGTATTACCCatataaaatgtacaaaataggccGATTATTTTGTGCGCAACCAAAACCtattcagccaaaccaatatatacaaaaataacattcataaaccaaatgacattatcattccaaaattctaaaccaaatcaatcatccaaacaacctgCTATCAAATTAAAACGTACTCAATCATTCATAAACCTTTTATTAGTCGAAACAAACAATCAAAACGTACTAGAAGTAGTTGGTGGGGGAGGGGGTGATTGAAATTGTATCATAAACGGTTCAtatctctccattcttgtcccCATTTCTATCTTTTCCGCTTGTATTTCATTAATCGTTAGACCTCTTTCTGCATCCCTTTTTTCCAATTCCTCCATTTTCATCGCCATCGTTTTCTATTCTGCCTTTAATTTTTCATTCTCCTCAAACAACATATCAGTGAATCGTTGTGAATTGTTGCCACTTAGACGATCCtctcgaaagtgtgtgggtcggacgcctgatcccatatTGATCACTATCCCATGCTTTTTGCATCCAAACACTCTCTCAGTCAAGTCGAAGTCAGATATATCTGGTTCATTGCTTCTTACCTCCTCCATCTCCGCATGCACATTTGAAatgaattttcatttatataataataagctagctttatgtaatttatttaaattcaattaacttacaattttctcttgcgctCGTTCGTCCAGGATGGGAGTTGGGTTTTCTTTCGTAGGTTTTGGGGTACATGTCCTTTTGAATACTTCAACAACAAAGGGGGTCCGTCCTATTTCAAGcatttgttgaaataaatgatttttaaaattaataacattctttataataagttattaaaaataatatacataccAACTCTTACTCCACTTGAGAAAACGGTCTACTTCTAGTATGATGTGGAATTTCAGCTTATTCCTGTTAACAACATTGGTATaactgttttgttgtatttgaaataaaaaaatgaagttagaataattgatatcagattttatttgaattttaaaactgtACCTTAAATTTATCTATGAAGTAATGGTTCCGACACacgaactcccaatcatctctaTTGTAGTCTCGTGGGAGATTAACGAGTACCcccgcctcgtctccttgatGAATGCGGATATAATCCCTGTTCAAATCCGAGCGTCATCTATACCATATTTGTTTAGCGTGTGCCAATCCGGTTGCTCGATATTGatcaatagaaccattagtacactcgaacggatcctaaaaaataaatcattcaaatgttataaaagtattgaatgattaatgtataattaagtaattattacattcataacaaaccaaattaaatccaattggtcaacacttaatgccttccactttagCAAATAGTGTGAAACGGCTGAGGggtcccgcacaaccgacccaaaatgtctagaccacattTTTCTTCCATCGCCGCCAccgggcctcccatctacctctctgaAAGTCAGAGCAATCTTTGTCCCCGGTGGCCTCTTAGATAAAGCGATATTTTTGTTCTTCCTCCGTCTCTTGTGGgcggaagattcttcaaaattatcaaattcaaaattagatgtaaatcaatataaacaataaataagtgTAAACATGTTACCTAACGATGATGGTTCGGGAGTGGAATGGTGTTCATGATCCTCCTCGTGAGCCTCTTCATGGTCCTCCTCGTCATCCCCCATTGTGGCAAATGTACTCTCAATAAACTCTTCAACATTATCCTCGTCATGTGTATCATGTGCTAGGGTAACAATAGATAAGTGGTCCACGGCTAATGGTGCGTCTCTAGAAGACTCTCCTCGGATCCTTAGGAGATCTACCTGTGCAAGTAGGTCCTGGTATGGCCTAGACAGTTTGTTgagtgttttcctcatactatTCCAAGTAGTTTTCGAAGTCAGACATCCTTAATGCATACATTAATAAATTggagaataattgaaataaagtagtaataagaatgaatataaagtaaaaaaacataaatctacctaattaatcagaactatatattcataaaccgtgaatttatttttgtcataatcttccaaccgggtcgtgCCGACATATTAGGAGCGTAGAATACTTCTTTTGCTTGACTcaccaatatatacgggtcctgactttggattttcaaaattcggtttacatttatatttacaaagccatatttatccactttaaCTCCTAGTTCTctcgagtgtgtatcaaaccacttacacttgaataagacaactcgtttgtgagaaaagtattgtacttggaTTATATACGTTAAAACTCTGTAGTATGACATAATATCTGATccgttgtacccttcaacaaccactccactattttgagtggttaaatattcgtcgtgtttttctgcacataatttgtatccgtttactttacaccaaacatacatacacgagtacatacttggacattctcctaagatcttgaggtctcttgatatttCGTTATTTTCTGCtaattgagcgacctatatatatatacattcccgAAATTTAGtccttaaaataaatataaagttatatgGTTTTGAATctactcactctatgcttgaAATAGGTGGCAT is part of the Impatiens glandulifera chromosome 1, dImpGla2.1, whole genome shotgun sequence genome and encodes:
- the LOC124931012 gene encoding uncharacterized abhydrolase domain-containing protein DDB_G0269086-like, producing the protein MVKPDSNRSWGYVVPLGNIFLHHNLNIGPGVTISSRSLIRSKQFLERKKPAPGSTGGRKKATGKKAAPAKEKAESKGKKKVIFSEPSQPREEEESASPFERTDSGKTDDERSANEEGHSGQSPDNVGPGTNPETTEGGEEGDEEGGNEGGHESGDKDNEEDEEAEADRVALKLLKGTKKRAEIIEELYLEWHEHRFGKPYRQILPDYTDVECLQRLKRVEDVVMDLTKSDTIEEVLHRTYLLKPRAQLRKLTIRIRKISTKFEEVGSEDTLTPLVLERLEKAKGDLIQEIDRLEAMHSQREIPVYTAPRIDSSPDHCPTPLRANSATEESDERADPPLTGQSPLTQPEVSEPGFTKAWVENRFQEFEDSEVFPLKEKFQRTVCSALKFANTTWQLLERTKDRFSEIDDDQREEAVLRSKHLKRTVILEDRTSELQENFDRFERETDQRLTEVAGDLTLSAQVAELLNAKINADAAAVEADAQAAKKVQDELDAEARKEKEAPRPSQLTEEEEEAERIRRAEAKFPGLAKKAAAQAAKDATRLERERRRLEGFADDNKKKKAASSVSVPTKRKREPSKKVQIADLLNEVTETVIKSIPQQATQVEEEDEEHLQPRSTRQRVSEPASRPQPVKKKWNIYDFSDSE